TAGATCCTTGAGATGGATCTAAACGAGGAATTGAGCACAAAAGTTACTGATAGATCAAAACCATCATCCAACACTAAACTACGAATTAAGCACAATTAACTTGTTATCTGAACTAACCTGAAGTACAATTTACTTCGTTCGAATCCCATTGAAAGGATTCTTCGCAAGTGCATAACTTCGCCTCATTCTGGCCAGAACAAGTTGAATTTGGCCAGTCAATGCAGTCATCAGGTTTATCACAAACTGGTGCTAATGGAGGCTTCCATTTTATTTCTAATTCTTTTTTTAACCCTTTGCGTTTAAATAGATCTAAACTATAGTTACTTTGATAAGCATTGCATTCACTAGCTATGTCAAATTGCCGGGGAAGCTGCAGATTTGAACCAACAGATGTACAATCTGCTTCTTCAATTTGGATGGAAAATGTACGCGATTCTCTGTTGATGCCAGTTACTGGATAGCTGATAAAGTTATTTGTTAAAAAGCTCAATTGACCAGTCTCATTTTCACACCAGAAATGGCTGTACAGTGGATCACCACAATTTCGTCCAGTGCTGAGTGGGTAAGGGATGATGTGGATGCCACAAGTTTTACAACTTCTTTTCATATGATCTGCATGAGTAGAATCTCTAAATGTCAAAAATTAAATCTTGATAATTATCAACGTTTCCAAAATATCATTCATAACATTCAATTATTTCCAATTTCAATTGGAAGATGCATACAAATTCTTGATAACTATCTCTATTCACCATTTGCTTTTAGCAATTCTGGTACTATATTGTAAAATGAGTACTAGTCTAAAGAGTGTTCAAGCCTAATAATTAGCTGTGTCAGATGTAGCTAGCAGCAGGAGATGTTAGTGTATGTGCTCTCCAGCCAAAATTGCAAGTGTGATAACTTAATTAcatatattttgttattaataaaTGTTGCTTTATCTTTAATGTTCATGTTAATTTTAATGGATATTAACCAACAAAAATAAAGTTCATGAGACTTTTATGTATAGCAGTGGAAACTACAAATGTTCTTGGTCAATATTATGTCGAGACTCATGAATGCTCTTAGTCAATGTTATATCAAAATTCGAAATTAATATAACTATTCATATCAACACATGTTGcattctttttttttatgaaagGAAGCAATACTTCTCATTAAAGTAAGATATATAGGATACCTAGAACTAATGTGTAAGTGCTTATAGTGACTTGTCGTATAAGTTATCCTTAGACTTGGATATTAAGTAATCTTATATAGAAATTACTATGTTTTGATACTGCTCACATGTCATTATATATAAAGATAATAGATGTGATAGTTGTTGGATGTATGAACtatatgaaaatatttaattGTCAAGATAGAAGTCATCACCCTAGGTAATTAGGAAAAATATTTCATTTGTTCTAGGCCAATGTAGATTATTAAATCTTTGCACaaggtaaattaaaattgagaatcttatttaattaatcaatcaaactGTAAGAAcagaaataatttatatataactaACGTATTCCATTTATCAGTGTATAAATTGAAATATGACGATGAAGAGATATTAATTACACTGACAGACTAATCACAGAAAGATTAGTTAAACTATTTTGACAAGTTTTAATATTTGAGCAGTCATTATACATTGTTAGATGTCAATAATGatctacaaatataattaatcaattatgaatttatgacaaaattaaagtattaattttatttaattatatttatcgcCAACATATTAGAAATCTAATGGGTCACAGACAGATAAATGGTAGTAAGGAATTAAAATTAGGTTATCAAGTTAgacttaattaaaataaaataattctaaAGGCTTATGGACCAAAGCATAAAtttcatttagattgtttaatgctTAATTTGTTGTGCAATTAATGTTTCCTAACAAGAGAGTCTTTAAGGCCATATATCTACCCAAATCAAGTTGCCATTTTAACCGATGTAGAATTTTAGGACTATAACAAAATCATTCAAGTCATCTCAATACAGCCATTGCATGGGGGGATTGACAAAATTTTTGATATGGTCATCTTTGAATTGTcagaaattgaaattgaaacagatTCTTTATCTAGAGATTAAACCATGCATATATGTCAAAACTATagctaaaaaaaatgaaaataagtaCCTATATCAGAAAGCAGGACGCGGTAATTGAGGTCTCGACCCCCTTCATAATTCTCCTGAATATTGTTAAGGTCTTGTATCCAAATCCAACATATAGCGTTACTGGCATCACTCCTTTCAGCTTTAAGATAAGAATATGCCTGGCATGTGCAATTGCTGAGGCACTTGTCCTTGCATGCAGTTTCATTCAAATTCTCATATACCCCGTCTGGGTTTCCCACTTTCATCTTCTTCAGATTATGGAAGTCGCCAATCTCCTTGGCATACTTGCTGCATATTGGCGATATTCTTTTACACCCATATGAAAAGTCCCCTGCATACCAATTTTCCGGTTTGTTGGGCTTAAATCCCGGCAAGCATTTACAGGGCAAGCTGTTCGCACTGTTGCAGCTACTAAACTTCCCACAGGCGTTAAATACACTGCACTGATCTCTTGGTTCCCACCACTTCAAAGAGGCCGTCTCATTACCTGGCCAAAAAAATTGTATCGTCCCATTTAAATTCATTACCAGTCTTGTATTATTGTAATCCCGGTTGGTCACATTGAAAGCCAGAGTTTTTTGTGAAGGAGATGTATCACTGCTTAACAAGCTACTCGTGCTGAAATTTGTAAGCAAGTAGGAAATAATCTGGAGCCTCTGATCAGTGCGGGCAAGCATTTCTGAAACTTCACTTTTCCAATATGGTACAGATCTATTCCAGATTATGTACTGATTTTGTCTCTCTTGATCTAGCTGAAACGTGAAGTCCCCCGGTGCAGGGTCTACTTGACTTTTCCAAGAAACCAATTTCAACTTCCTATCCATCCTCATGCCAGGAAGAAATGTATCAGTTGGATGCTCGAAGCTCTGCCAGAGTATTTTTCCGTTATCACCTTCTTGAATTAGGACTAGGTTCCCAGAATCCAGGAGCTTCAACGTCCGGTTGAAAACAAACGACGCTGATGATCCAATTTCAGTGGACCAGTAAGATTTATTATATGCATCCAATACGTTGATGTTTCCATCTTCTGCAATGGAAAAAACTCCAGTTGAATCCCGAATTGGAACTTCACGGTTAGCAACCCAAACTACAATACTCGGCTTTGAGCCCCAAAACCAGATCCCCAGGTATCTACTGCTATTATCACCTCCATTAGGGGAAAAAAATCCGAGCTTAAATCTTTTTCCAGCAGAAACAAGAGTCTCTTGGTCCTTGAGTGGAGCATTGAACAATATGGTATCCCTTGCTAAGCATAACCGAGGACAAGGACAAAGACATAGACAGAGAATAAAGACTGGGAAAGATAAGCAGATGCGAGAAAGCATGTGGGTTTCAAAAATTGTGATATTACACATATATGGCACTGGATTAATTTCTTCTTGCTTTCTCTTTCTTTggggaagaagagagagagagagagagagagctcgtTCAGAATGGCCACAGGATTCTACTGCGAAAACCTGCATTTTGTCTCTGCTGGTTGAAGAAGTGGTTGACTGGTAAGCAAACGCTTTTACACGGTAATCATCCGACTAGTTGTCTGCAGGGTGTGGCTCTCTGTGGGTTGTGCTGGACAAGACAAATTACATAATGAAATCACGCGGGGAGCTGACTAGGGTTGTTATTTAATTTCACATAGAATGAatgtataaaattactatttaattacataaatttaaattaacaaagacaaattttaattttatactaaTTAAGTTTAACTCAAGGcccaattaattttgaaaaaattattatttaatttttatattttaataaaattaattatttaatttttatattttaaaaaatatattacatgtcggtgtattttattttcgttaaactatttaatttctctatcaatttttttttattagacaataaattttagtttaatcaAACTAGTATTTAGTCTCTCAATTTTAGTGAAAATATTAATTgatactaattatttaaaaaaaataattttattttatttctctattttaatgaaactacTTAATgatctctatattttaaaaaacatatttctatatgaaaaataaaaattttattgtataaaaactaatctgaatttatatttttaaattattaaaatatttttatttaatttctcgTACATCATTTTTGCGTTTTTctccattaaaaaaaatatttgatctAGATTTTCAAATAATCAAGacgataatttataaaaattaattttaatagagaaaatataaaaatgatatcagggaattaaataaaattatacttaacaattaaaaaaatagatTTATTCTccacataataaaatttttttattttttatatagaaatatattttttaaaatatagaaattaactaattaattttactaaaataaagagactaaatagcAGTATTTTTCAAAAAACATAGAATAgctaattaatttcactaaaataaaagAAGTAAATAATAGTTTAACTGGTATTGGCTAATAGAAAACTTgacagaaaaattaaataatttaacgaAAGTAAAATACAATAACTAAATAGCATATTTTTTAAATAGCCGCGTCTACCCattctacccatatccatatacacaccatgtaacacccctatttgtatagtttggtatatttcattattctagtgatcccgtgtcggtccggaaaattaagaggattagaaccatatctaagacaactagataagccctaaacacaaataattagtaattatcaattagttaagtataaataaaaaaaaaacagaacataagaagttaaatgagccgagagtcacagcgatgggtgaccttctcgggaaggactgcgaagtcgatttaaactcaaattttgaaccgtaaaatgtgacgctgcggtccttaggactattgcgaacacagtggaaaagaaaaaatcatgaaaaagaaatgttaagccggtcaaataattagatcagagatccggaataaatattgaattatttgcaaatcgggtcgaaccggcgaggggcaatttggtcaattgaccctgagagctgacttctgacctaactgtccaataaaatcggagaaaagaaaatttcagaattggaaattaaattaaagaactaatggaaaaataaatagaaaaaaaagggaaaaaggaaaagtgaaaggtgatgacatcatgcatgatgcaataaacactaactaaaaataataataaattttggataattattggtcttccataagattaaaaattcataaaagaaaaagcaaaaaaaaaaatcaaaaagtgtCATTTTCACAAAGTTGCCGTCTCCCATATCtcacctctccctctccacaaaaccaccattgaagctcatttttgagcttgcaaattttaattttccaccatagaaaattgttcTACCATGATTAAAACTTGTTTtgacaactagaagaggagattgaagaagaaagaaagaagaaaggaagaggtttgaagggaaagaaaattctgcataaggttagtaattaaaacttcaaacttttagtttaattattgtatttatagcttaatgaacttagaaatatgcttaaaatgaaatgaaaacaagtgtggAGGACTAGGCAtggattttggccagctagggtttgagatgggaatgtatgaatttgattgaattaaatatgttagtaagcttgtatgagtggtgaagtgatgttggtatgctttgaattagttaaatgtaataacaatgtgaattagggtttgtacttagggttttggaagacaaaaattggagaattggtcaaatgatgtgtttgacctagtttgagctgaaaaatggtcatttgtgaccaattgtggtatgttggaagtgttggaattgaatggaaattcggattgcttagggacatgctgcaggcagcagaaccaaggtccctttcagggaccaaaactgaaaatttaccaacccaattagtgtgaggccaattggaaatgaaactagacacaaaatgacacattttttatttaggaatcatgcccaaaaagtgatcatagcatagtgaacaaattggccaaatcaagAATTGAGTGttttgccctgtacaaaaatgaccaaatgaacagtatttgttcatttggccataacttgggttaggtaggtcaaaatgacctgaaattttaccagtagaaagctgcgatatagacctaaaacttttatgaagaacacaaacccaaattatgccctcaaccaagtcatttagccacccgaatttgatgacctaaaactgccagaaccagttttggtgcccagaaatctgggttaggccaatccagcagccatgattcaaatagctataacttgagctacaaagctccaattggagtgattcgaaaaggagaataaagttaagacaataaggaacaatttctatgaagaaaacttagccaaattctaacagcaacatgaccaatggaatagtgcaacataggataccaaaactgaaaatttgaaattttgcctaaaagacttaagttttgagaaaacaactaaaatcaacaaattaggtaatcaaaatgtggtatgtgagtgaaattaaaattttcatacctattaaatcttagaaagtcaacaaattgacttgaatagtgtagtaaatagtaactccgaaacacaaattttaaagaacgccaagtttagcatattaaagctaggtaaaagtaaatttgaatttatttttggatttataataagttatgatactgaaacactgtgaaactgtgtgtttcagtggaaaagaataccaggaaagaacctgagggatcgagtcaaggctaagaggcgactggtataagatttgtgcacaacatagagtttttgtaaattttcttccgcacattgttttgaataaattgaatattgaattgtgacactaTTGTCCTGAAATGTTTACTATGCTTcttatttaaattgttgaaagattaattgtttgtgtttgaaatggaaataaatgtttagtaaattgttaagatagttttgaaaccacagtgtcatgaccatatatttaaatacctcactagcatgactagtgggggaaattagtttcgaattttgattccttctctggctaaagtgttgaggtgtgtgccagtagaagaagaaaaagaatgagttctcatatatttgagctagctagccttatgatgtaacttctccttagcctctggctattgagattatatttgtttcgaatggcataatataactgtgtgtttttataaaaaaatttttgagactttcgaaatgaaattgtttggattaaatgcatataaatcatgttttatatttatttctcatattcagtttaatttttgaataagtatgatttaaattttacataaaggttattttagtatgttgtgcaccactgagtcctagtactcaacaatggctgttattgctgacgcagatatagagactagaggagtagcagagtgagctactgaggattgggGAGCTaactactctgaagtttatcgggtatattttataccctgattgtaaaaattattttgatgtatgtaatgtatgtaaatgtagaaaatgatcatgagcagttgtataaagttgtatagagttgtataaagcttgtaataaattttagtttggattttcctaatgtatatttttggaatgatgtatataaattgttttatcttaaatgaaatataaattgtagtattttgttttaatttgaatgaaattaattattagtattttgatgatgttgaattttggaatttgagaaatgatgttgaaattggttgggatggatgttgaattgatgaagtttgtaacaccctccctgtagcaactccgtacattctactgttccggtgaccagtgtcggtccgaacagttagaacatctgaaaaaatatttaaactaaagtgaggaaccataattaactcaaatattaataagaaaaatttaggaacaattttagaaataaaatacaaccaagttaaatgagc
The Hevea brasiliensis isolate MT/VB/25A 57/8 chromosome 18, ASM3005281v1, whole genome shotgun sequence genome window above contains:
- the LOC110673815 gene encoding G-type lectin S-receptor-like serine/threonine-protein kinase At4g03230, whose amino-acid sequence is MQVFAVESCGHSERALSLSLSLLPQRKRKQEEINPVPYMCNITIFETHMLSRICLSFPVFILCLCLCPCPRLCLARDTILFNAPLKDQETLVSAGKRFKLGFFSPNGGDNSSRYLGIWFWGSKPSIVVWVANREVPIRDSTGVFSIAEDGNINVLDAYNKSYWSTEIGSSASFVFNRTLKLLDSGNLVLIQEGDNGKILWQSFEHPTDTFLPGMRMDRKLKLVSWKSQVDPAPGDFTFQLDQERQNQYIIWNRSVPYWKSEVSEMLARTDQRLQIISYLLTNFSTSSLLSSDTSPSQKTLAFNVTNRDYNNTRLVMNLNGTIQFFWPGNETASLKWWEPRDQCSVFNACGKFSSCNSANSLPCKCLPGFKPNKPENWYAGDFSYGCKRISPICSKYAKEIGDFHNLKKMKVGNPDGVYENLNETACKDKCLSNCTCQAYSYLKAERSDASNAICWIWIQDLNNIQENYEGGRDLNYRVLLSDIDHMKRSCKTCGIHIIPYPLSTGRNCGDPLYSHFWCENETGQLSFLTNNFISYPVTGINRESRTFSIQIEEADCTSVGSNLQLPRQFDIASECNAYQSNYSLDLFKRKGLKKELEIKWKPPLAPVCDKPDDCIDWPNSTCSGQNEAKLCTCEESFQWDSNEVNCTSDPSQGSNKQRPESKNKSKKRIPFYQVLLGVIATVTIISYAAFYLYYMRRRRRRVTVQDNRERALETVAICLYDNQRQVKDFIDSSRFREDDKKGLDVPFVDLESILAATDNFSDANKLGKGGFGPVYKGKFQGGQEIAIKRLSSGSGQGLEEFKNEVILIAKLQHRNLVRLLGYCVEGHERMLLYEYMPNKSLDSFIFDETKCALLNWELRFTIIMGIARGLLYLHHDSRLRIIHRDLKTSNVLLDEEMNPKISDFGLARIFGGKQTEGSTERVVGTYGYMSPEYALDGFFSIKSDVFSFGVVMLEIISGKRNTAFYKSDQAFNLLGHAWRLWKEEKALDLMDQALCESCNANEFMRCVSVGLLCVQEDPNDRPNMSNVLFMLGSESATLPSPKQPAFIARRSLSNEAASSSSSSNKVVEANSELTTSLKDGR